The Desulfobulbaceae bacterium DB1 genome has a window encoding:
- a CDS encoding cytochrome C, translating to MAPLASAADEARPTLSTDDCAKCHDAAPKAIEEQGMKHKTSVTCIDCHQGHPPKDTNIIPQCGMCHSGKDHYKLENCLRCHTNPHTPLVITLADEHTDACLTCHTEQIDQLRQHPTKHTQLFCTTCHTAHGEIPNCTNCHSPHSNDMVQADCLTCHKAHMPMPVTYPDDISSKFCASCHDVAYNLLQASPYKHKDVPCADCHKTEHKMIPQCQDCHGVPHPDAMMSKFPTCGACHGIAHDVKK from the coding sequence ATGGCCCCTCTCGCTTCAGCCGCGGATGAAGCCCGGCCCACATTGAGCACGGATGACTGCGCGAAGTGTCATGACGCGGCCCCCAAGGCCATTGAAGAACAGGGGATGAAACATAAGACCAGTGTTACCTGCATCGACTGCCACCAGGGTCATCCGCCGAAGGACACCAACATTATACCCCAGTGCGGCATGTGCCATTCCGGCAAGGACCATTACAAATTGGAAAACTGCCTGCGCTGCCACACCAATCCGCATACCCCGCTGGTGATTACCCTGGCCGACGAGCATACCGACGCCTGTCTGACCTGCCATACCGAACAGATCGACCAGCTGCGTCAGCACCCGACAAAACATACCCAGCTTTTCTGTACCACCTGTCATACCGCCCATGGCGAAATTCCGAACTGCACCAACTGTCACAGCCCCCATTCCAATGACATGGTCCAGGCCGATTGCCTCACCTGCCATAAGGCACACATGCCGATGCCGGTCACCTATCCGGACGACATCTCTTCCAAATTCTGCGCTTCCTGCCATGACGTTGCGTACAACCTGTTGCAGGCCAGCCCGTATAAGCATAAGGATGTCCCCTGTGCCGACTGCCATAAAACAGAACACAAAATGATTCCGCAATGCCAGGACTGCCACGGCGTTCCCCATCCGGATGCCATGATGAGCAAATTCCCCACCTGCGGCGCATGCCACGGCATAGCCCATGATGTAAAAAAATAG
- a CDS encoding ATP-dependent RNA helicase HrpA, with amino-acid sequence MTDTISYPADLPIAAEKNRIVEAIRENQVVVIAGDTGSGKSTQIPKMCLEAGRGKAKLIGCTQPRRLAATSVAERVREELGTAAFLVGYKIRFLDRTGPDTRIKFMTDGILLAESQGDPLLRAYDTIIIDEAHERSLNIDFLLGILKKLLHRRTDLKLIITSATIDTEKFSRAFGNAPVIEVSGRAYPVQIRYLEEQALEGDEAAPLDIGFVEQAVDVVLDLCRRDGGGDMLVFMPTERDIRDTVELLGKRFRNEAARFGIKEREPEILPLFGRLSGADQNRIFRKSQTRKIVVSTNVAETSVTVPGIRFVVDTGLARISSYNVRARTTKLPVTAVSRASCDQRAGRCGRVGPGICVRLYSEAHYLARPQFTPPEIVRSNLAEVILRMIALHLGSPKNFPFIDPPMPRAINDGYNLLIELGALDRERQLTDMGRIMARLPLDPRISRMIMAARENNCLREVVIIAAALSIQDPRIRPAGNAGQADEAHGRFRSKQSDFLSFLHLWDQYESMVGNEKSRSALRRFCKKNFLSYQRLREWRDIHEQIWSQLATAGSKKMGHLFLKSSCLAKDESGPQRDYGKGYNAIHQAVLAGNLRNIGLKKEKNIYQGGQGKELMIFPGSGLFNKAGQWIMAAELVETSRLYARTVAAIEPQWLEPLAGGLCRYSYSAPHWERKQGKVAALAAVSLFGLVIEAGRKVNYGPINPQEARQIFIQAALVEGDLGGHFLFLEKNRQLIARLADLEERMRRRDILVDDFLLSDFYDKRLPEDIFDRAALARLVKQKGDDFLLMREEDILRQPPESDELADYPRNMHCGELTFPLSYSFAPGQENDGVTVKIPADLATHVQPEKFEWLVPGLLREKIVLLLKGLPKSIRRNLIPIPQTAAELFDRLCLYEGSLYDQLEELLYRRFRLRIERSLWARDALPPHLKIRYELLDGVGKTVEQGREYASLAKTTPQVDGAPEFAALRAVWEKDGVTDWDFAELPQRIAVKDKSGRLAGFAYPGLVEEDGRVALRLFPGERVRSEKNAGGLRALYMLHFGKQCKALQKDVALPRSHWALYEGIASHEEFNCDLIQFVMTEIFGCRQDVVPSRHEFAQTVARLQEQGLYPAARRLVDQVIELLRERRALLDYIAEMEQACRTKPKPGITVEDCLFFRQEVAHLLPGRFLLTISEADLARIPRYLKAIRIRMERKTHNPAKDGEKAVQLAVHRERLARLLGLTELTTEQRKLVGDFALMVEEFTVSLFAQELKTAFPVSAKRLDSQWREIRKAIDNL; translated from the coding sequence ATGACAGATACAATTTCTTATCCAGCGGATCTGCCCATAGCGGCGGAAAAAAATCGAATTGTCGAGGCCATAAGGGAGAATCAGGTGGTGGTTATTGCCGGTGACACCGGTTCCGGCAAAAGCACCCAGATACCCAAGATGTGTCTGGAGGCCGGGCGGGGCAAGGCAAAATTGATCGGCTGCACCCAACCCCGGCGCCTCGCCGCCACCTCGGTGGCGGAACGGGTGCGCGAGGAGCTTGGTACGGCGGCTTTTTTAGTGGGCTACAAGATTCGTTTCCTCGACCGGACCGGTCCGGACACCCGCATCAAGTTCATGACCGACGGCATCCTTCTGGCCGAAAGCCAGGGGGATCCGTTGCTTCGCGCCTATGACACGATTATCATCGACGAGGCCCATGAGCGCAGTTTGAATATTGATTTTCTCCTCGGCATCCTGAAGAAACTGCTGCACAGGCGAACCGATCTCAAGCTCATCATTACCTCCGCCACCATTGACACGGAAAAATTTTCCAGGGCCTTCGGCAATGCGCCTGTCATCGAGGTCAGCGGCCGCGCCTATCCGGTGCAGATCCGTTACCTGGAAGAACAGGCGCTCGAAGGTGACGAAGCAGCACCGCTTGATATCGGCTTTGTCGAACAGGCGGTGGATGTCGTTCTTGATCTCTGCCGCCGCGACGGGGGCGGTGACATGCTGGTCTTCATGCCTACTGAACGCGATATCCGGGACACGGTTGAGCTTTTGGGAAAACGTTTCAGAAACGAGGCGGCGCGGTTCGGCATCAAGGAAAGGGAACCGGAGATTCTGCCTCTTTTCGGACGCCTTTCCGGCGCCGACCAGAACCGTATTTTCCGCAAAAGCCAAACCCGCAAAATCGTGGTCAGCACCAATGTGGCGGAAACCTCGGTCACCGTGCCGGGAATCCGTTTTGTCGTCGATACCGGGCTTGCCCGCATATCTTCGTATAACGTGCGGGCCCGCACCACCAAGCTGCCGGTCACCGCCGTGTCCAGGGCGAGTTGTGATCAGCGGGCCGGCCGCTGCGGCAGGGTGGGGCCGGGCATCTGCGTCCGACTGTACAGCGAGGCGCATTACCTGGCCCGCCCCCAGTTCACCCCGCCGGAGATTGTACGCTCCAATCTTGCCGAAGTCATTCTCCGCATGATTGCCCTTCATCTGGGGAGTCCGAAGAATTTTCCCTTTATTGATCCGCCCATGCCTCGGGCGATCAATGACGGGTATAATCTGTTGATTGAGCTCGGTGCGCTTGACAGGGAGCGGCAGCTGACCGACATGGGCCGGATCATGGCGCGCCTGCCCCTTGATCCGCGCATCAGCCGGATGATCATGGCCGCCCGGGAAAACAACTGTCTGCGTGAGGTGGTGATCATCGCCGCGGCGCTCAGCATCCAGGATCCGCGCATCAGGCCGGCGGGAAACGCCGGACAGGCGGATGAAGCCCATGGCCGTTTCCGTTCCAAACAGTCCGATTTTCTTTCTTTTCTGCATCTGTGGGATCAGTACGAGAGCATGGTCGGCAACGAAAAAAGCAGATCCGCACTGCGCCGTTTCTGCAAAAAGAATTTTCTTTCCTACCAGCGACTGCGGGAATGGCGTGACATCCATGAACAGATCTGGTCCCAGCTTGCCACGGCGGGCAGCAAGAAGATGGGTCACCTTTTTCTCAAATCCTCGTGTCTGGCAAAAGATGAGAGCGGTCCGCAGCGGGATTACGGCAAGGGATACAACGCCATTCATCAGGCTGTTCTTGCCGGAAATCTGCGCAACATCGGCTTGAAAAAGGAAAAGAATATTTACCAGGGCGGCCAGGGCAAGGAGTTGATGATCTTTCCCGGTTCCGGTTTGTTCAACAAGGCGGGGCAGTGGATCATGGCGGCCGAGCTGGTCGAGACCTCCCGGCTTTATGCCAGGACGGTGGCGGCCATCGAACCGCAGTGGCTTGAACCGCTGGCCGGCGGACTCTGCCGCTACAGCTATTCGGCGCCCCACTGGGAAAGAAAACAGGGCAAGGTGGCGGCCCTTGCCGCGGTGAGCCTGTTCGGGCTGGTCATCGAGGCGGGCCGCAAGGTCAATTACGGGCCGATCAATCCGCAGGAGGCCCGGCAGATTTTTATCCAGGCGGCCCTGGTGGAGGGGGATCTGGGGGGCCATTTCCTCTTTCTGGAAAAGAACCGGCAGCTCATCGCCCGCCTGGCCGACCTGGAAGAGCGCATGCGCCGCCGTGACATTCTGGTGGATGATTTTCTGCTTTCTGATTTTTACGATAAACGGCTGCCTGAAGATATCTTTGACCGGGCCGCCCTTGCCCGGCTGGTGAAGCAAAAAGGGGACGATTTTCTTTTGATGCGGGAGGAGGATATCCTCAGGCAGCCGCCGGAGTCCGATGAACTGGCCGACTATCCACGGAACATGCATTGCGGTGAACTGACTTTTCCCCTGAGTTATTCCTTTGCGCCGGGTCAGGAAAACGACGGGGTGACGGTGAAGATCCCGGCTGATCTCGCCACCCATGTGCAGCCGGAAAAATTTGAGTGGCTGGTGCCGGGTTTGCTGCGTGAAAAAATAGTTCTTCTCCTGAAAGGACTGCCCAAGTCCATCCGACGCAACCTGATTCCCATCCCGCAAACCGCGGCCGAGCTGTTCGACCGGTTGTGCCTCTACGAAGGATCACTGTATGACCAGCTGGAAGAGCTCCTGTACCGCCGTTTTCGGCTGCGGATCGAGCGCAGCCTTTGGGCCAGGGACGCCCTTCCCCCCCATTTGAAAATTCGTTACGAGCTGCTGGACGGGGTGGGCAAAACCGTGGAACAGGGGCGCGAGTATGCCTCCCTTGCCAAAACCACGCCCCAGGTCGACGGTGCGCCGGAGTTTGCCGCGTTGCGCGCAGTGTGGGAAAAGGACGGGGTGACGGACTGGGATTTTGCCGAATTACCCCAGCGGATCGCCGTCAAGGACAAAAGCGGCAGGCTTGCCGGTTTCGCCTATCCGGGGCTCGTGGAAGAAGACGGCCGGGTGGCCCTGCGTCTCTTCCCCGGAGAAAGGGTGCGGTCAGAAAAGAATGCCGGCGGCCTGCGCGCCCTGTACATGCTGCATTTCGGCAAACAGTGCAAGGCCCTGCAGAAAGACGTGGCCCTGCCTCGTTCCCATTGGGCACTGTATGAAGGGATCGCCTCCCACGAGGAGTTCAATTGCGACCTCATCCAGTTTGTCATGACCGAGATTTTCGGCTGCCGGCAGGACGTTGTCCCGAGTCGGCACGAGTTTGCGCAAACAGTGGCCCGTTTGCAGGAGCAGGGACTCTATCCGGCCGCCCGGCGGTTGGTGGATCAGGTCATTGAGCTGTTGCGGGAAAGACGGGCGCTGCTTGATTATATTGCCGAGATGGAGCAGGCCTGCCGGACCAAGCCGAAACCGGGCATCACTGTCGAAGATTGCCTTTTTTTCAGACAGGAGGTGGCGCATCTTCTGCCCGGTCGATTTTTGCTCACGATCAGCGAGGCGGACTTGGCCCGTATTCCCCGTTATCTCAAAGCGATCCGCATCCGCATGGAGCGGAAAACCCATAATCCGGCCAAGGACGGAGAAAAGGCGGTGCAGCTCGCCGTTCACCGGGAAAGGCTGGCACGACTCCTTGGGCTCACCGAACTGACCACGGAACAGCGAAAACTGGTGGGCGATTTTGCGCTCATGGTTGAAGAGTTCACGGTTTCTCTTTTTGCCCAGGAGCTGAAAACCGCCTTTCCGGTATCGGCCAAGCGGCTTGACAGTCAATGGCGGGAAATTCGAAAAGCAATTGATAATTTGTAG